In Chitinophagaceae bacterium, the genomic window GAATTATTATTGGGTTCAGAAATTTCTGTATCTACAAGCACTTTGGTATAAAGATTTTGTATTAAAGTTGCATTTAATTGAATATCATTTAACCCCATTTTCATTAGTTTTATGCAGGTATTTTTCGTTTCTTTGCGTAAAATTAACGATTATGATTGCTGCTGCCGGAATTAAAATTACAAAAGCCCAAAACTCTAAGTTAAAAGACATTAACCTGGAGAATATTGCCTTTGGAAAATATTTTACCGATCACATGCTGGAAGCCGACTATGAAGACGGCGAATGGAAAAATGTGGAAATAAAACCATACCAGCCATTAATGCTTGAACCTTCCATATCTGCTCTGCATTATGGCCAGGCCATTTTTGAAGGAATAAAAGCCTATAACCATCCCAATGGCAATGCCTATATTTTCAGACCGCAGGATAATTTTAACCGCTTTAATATTTCCGCAGAAAGGATGCAAATGCCAAAAATTACAGAAGACATTTTTATGGAAGGTATGCGCCAACTGGTAAGTATAGATAAAAGCTGGATACCCGACAGGGAAGACCATTCCTTGTACATAAGGCCCTTTATGTTCAGCACCGATGAAATGATAGGGGTGCGCCCAAGCGATACTTACAAGTTTATGATACTATTGAGCCCAACAGGCCCATATTACAATACTCCCATGCGTATTTATGTAGAAGAACATTTTGTACGTGCTGTGCCCGGTGGTGTTGGCTATGCAAAAGCTGCCGGCAACTATGGCGCCGCAATGTATGCAACGGCACAGGCAAAGAAAAAAGGCTACGACCAGGTTTTGTGGACCGATGCATTTGAACATAAGTATGTGCAGGAATGTGGAACAATGAATGTATTTTTTATTATAGGAAATTCGGCAATTACCCCGGATTTAAGTAAGGGAACCATTTTGGCAGGCATTACCAGGGAAAGCGCCATGCAGGAATTAAATGAAATGGGCTTTAAGGTAGAAGAAAAAGAACTTTCAATAGACGATATTATAGATGCCCACAAAGCAGGCCTTTTATACGAAGCTTTTGGTACGGGAACAGCAGCTACCATTTCCCTTATTAAAGAACTGCGTTATAAAGATTATGTAATGAAATTTGACGTAGATCAATGGCAAACAGCGCCTAAACTGGCAAAACGCTTAAACGACATTCGTTATGGGCTTGCCGAAGATGTGCATGGCTGGATGTACAAAGTTTAAGTGTTTATAAAGCAGGTGCATCAATGGAAAAAATGTATAAAAAAATGCCTTAATATAGTCGTTTGTATTTTTTTTTCCTGATTTTGTACTTTCTGAGGCTTTTTTGCGGCAGAATTCTTCAAATTATTGCCTATAAGTTTTGCCGGGTTAATTTCTTCCCTTACCTTTGCCTCCCGAAAAAAAACGGAGAAAAAAGTTTATTTAATGCCAACTATTCAACAATTAGTAAGAAAAGGCCGTGAAATTATCAGGGCAAAGAGCAAATCAAGGGCGCTCGACAGTTGCCCGCAACGCCGTGGTGTATGTACAAGGGTGTACACAACTACTCCTAAAAAACCAAACTCTGCCCTGCGTAAAGTGGCGAAAGTTCGTTTAACCAATAAGATAGAAGTTATTGCTTATATCCCCGGGGAAGGGCATAACCTGCAGGAGCATAGCATTGTATTGATACGTGGCGGCAGGGTAAAAGATTTACCCGGTGTACGTTACCATATTGTAAGGGGTAGCCTGGATACAGCAGGTGTGAAAGACCGTAAACAAAGCCGTAGTAAATACGGAACCAAAAAAGCAAAAAAATAATTTAAAAAAGCATTAGTACTAAGTACTCAGATAAAAAATAACAACGATGCGTAAAGCACAAGCCAAAAAATTACCCTTAGCTCCAGACCCAAAGTTTAACGATAAACTGGTTACCCGTTTTGTAAACAACCTTATGTGGGAAGGAAAGAAAAGTGGCGCTTATGATATATTTTATAACGCCATGGAAAAAGTAGCTAAAATTAGCGGTGAAGATGGTTACGAAGTTTGGAAAAAAGCCCTGAGTAATATTACACCGGCCGTAGAAGTAAGGAGCCGTAGGATTGGTGGCGCTACGTTTCAAATACCTTCTGAAGTACGTGCCGATAGAAAAATTTCTTTGAGCATTAAATGGATGGTACGCTATAGCAGGGAAAGAAACGGCCGCAGCATGGCAGATAAACTGGCCAATGAAATTGTAGCAGCCAGCAAAGGCGAAGGCGCATCATTTAAAAAGAAAGAAGATACGCACCGCATGGCAGAAGCCAATAAAGCGTTTGCACATTTTCGTATTTAATTTAATTTTTCTCATAATATTTACGCCTGCTTTAAGCAGGTTTTTTTATGCCCGGTGCTTTATTTTTTATCTTGTTCAAAACAATTTTTTTTAATGTAAGTTTACTGTACAAAAAATTTTTTGACCAATGAATTTTAAAAAGGTTTCCATTTCAATTTTTATCCTTGCTTTTTTTATAAATGCAAAGGCGCAACAACCGATTATTATTAACTCTCCTGACAATAATATTAAGGCGGAGTTTTGGTTGAGCAATAGTGGCGAGCCGGTTTATAGCGTGATGTATAAAAATAAAAAAATTGTACTGCCTTCCACTTTGGGCTTTGATTATAAATTGGGCATCCATGCCAAAGATAACCTTGACATGCAGCAAAATTTTTCTTTAGTAAAGAGTGAGCCATTTAGCTATAACGGAAGCTGGAAGCCTGTGTGGGGCGAAGAAAACGAAATAAAAGAGCATTACAACGCCACTACAATCAGCCTGGTTCAAAATAAAAGCTCTAATAAACCATTATACTTAAATATTGTTTTCAAAGTTTTTGATGATGGCGTAGGGTTTAGGTACGAGTTTCCGGAACAACCTAATCTGAACCATTTTATAGTAACAGACGAGCATACAAAATTTGCCATGGCCGGCGACCATACCGCATATTGGATCCCCGGAGATTATGATACACAGGAATATGATTATACTACCTCAAAACTTTCACAAGTAAGGGCATTAATGTCTACTGCAATTTCTGAAAATGCATCTCAAACACTGTTTTCGCCTACAGGTGTACAAACCTCTTTGCAAATGAAAACGGCAGAGGGAATTTATATTAACCTGCATGAAGCAGCTTTGATAAATTACTCCTGCATGAACCTGAACCTGGATGATAAAAATTTTGTGTTTAAATCGTGGCTCACACCCGATGCAATTGGCAATAAATGTTATTTGCAAACACCTTGTGTTACGCCCTGGCGCACTATTACCGTAAGTGATGATGCACGGGTAATACTGGCTTCTAAAATCACCGAAAATTTAAATGAACCCAGTAAAATAAAGGATGTATCGTGGATAAAACCCGTAAAATATATGGGTGTATGGTGGGAGATGATTACCGGTAAAAGCACATGGGCTTATACCGATGGTACCGATTTTTTAAACCATGCAACAGAAAAGCAAATGCCCTCTATTCAACTTGGGGTTACCAATTATGCTAAGCTGGCGCCAAATGGCAAGCATGGCGCTACCACAAAGCATGTAAAAGAAATGATTGATTATGCAGCAGCAAATGGGTTTGATGCCGTATTGGTAGAAGGGTGGAATGTAGGCTGGGAAGACTGGTTTGGCAAATCGAAAGACTATGTTTTTGATTTTGTAACACCTTACCCCGATTTTGATGTAGCCGAAATAAGAGATTATGCAAAAAGCAAAGGCATTAAAATGATCATGCACCATGAAACATCCGGCTCCATAAGAAATTACGAACGGCATTTAGATACCGCTTTTAAATTTATGAAAGCCTTTAATTACGATGCGGTAAAAACAGGATATGTTGGCGATTTACTTCCAAGAGGCGAACATCATTATGGCCAATGGGCCATTAATCATTATCAATATGTAATTGAAACGGCAGCAAAATTTGGCATAATGATAAATGCACATGAAGCAGTAAGGCCCACAGGTATTTACCGTACCTGGCCCAATATGATTGGCAATGAATCGGCAAGGGGTACGGAGTTTCAGGCATTTGGCGGCAGTAAGCCCAACCATGTTACTATTCTTCCCTTTACCCGGTTAAAAGGCGGGCCTATGGATTATACACCGGGCATTTTTGAAATGAACATAAGTAAATTAAACCCCGGCAACCACTCACATGCCAATACTACATTGGCCAATCAACTGGCTTTATATGTAACCATGTATAGCCCGCTGCAAATGGCTGCCGACCTGCCCGAAAATTATAACCGGTTTAAAGATGCTTTTCAATTTATAAAAGATGTAGCGGTGGATTGGAGCAAATCCGTTTACCTGGAAGCCGAACCCGGCAATTATATTACTGCTGCACGCCAGGCAAAAAATACCGGTAATTGGTTTGTAGGCAATGTTACGGGTGTACCCGGAGGTAGAGTTTCTACCATAAATTTTGATTTTTTAGATAAGGATAAAATTTATATTGCCACAGTGTACTGCGATGCACCCAATGCCAATTATAAAACCAATCCTCAGGCTTATGAAATAAAAAAGTATGTGGTAAATGCAAAATCAAAATTAAAGCAATGGAGTGCAGAAGGTGGTGGGTATGCCATAAGCATTTACCCGGCAACAAAAGTAGAAACTAAAGGGATAAAAAAGTTGAAGTAATTATTCTTTGGCACCTTTATCGCCTACAAACCACTGTTCTTTATTTTTAAACAATACATTAAAAGTGGTAAGGCTGCCGTAGCAGCGGGTAATGTACTGCTGTAAATTTACTTTTTCTTCATCGCTAAGGTTTTTGCTGCTGTTGATGTTTTGTTCCAGCACCCTTAGCCTGTCCCGCAACATTACTATTTTGTGAAAAAAATCTTCAATGGGAATTTCTTTGGGTTTAAGTGTATTGTCTGCAGGTTGCAAAATAAATTTTCCTCCCTGCCACTTTTCACCTAAGGGAACAGTTTCTGTAAAGCCGCCCCACATCCTTAAAATTTTTAAAAGCGATTTTTCGGTTTCCGAAACAGTTTCCACTTCAGCAGTAACATTTTCAGGTATAATTTCATCCAATTGGGTATCTGCTTTATCAATTTCTTTAATGCCGGTATTGATAAATGCAATTAAATAGGTTGCATATTTAACAACGATAATTACACCCGGGCCATGTAAGGTGTGTTGTAAACGGGTGCCTATACCCAAAGTGGCTTGTTCCATAGCAATAAAAATAAATTGGTTAAACGCTAAAATAATAAAAAAGCAAAAATATCGTTTATGCTGGTAAATTGTAAGATTACATTAATATTAACAGCTGTGTATAAGTAGTTTATGCAGCAAATTTTAGTAATTGTATATCTTGCACTATATTAAAACTTATTAATAACCAAACAAATTTAAAATGAAAAAACTTTTTGTTATTACTGCACTCCTTGGCGTTACTTTTGCCGCAACTGCTCAAAACGACTCAAAAAAACCATTTAGAGTGAGTATTGGTGCAGAGGCCGGACTTCCTATGGGAGACTACGGTGATTATTACAGTGCCGTATTTGGAGGTAGCCTTCAAGGTGAATACTCTTTAGATGATAATCTTGCGGCAACTTTAAATGCAGGTTACCTTAACTTTTCTGGTAAAAACGGTAGCGGATCTGATGGATTTGTACCTGTAA contains:
- a CDS encoding branched-chain amino acid aminotransferase translates to MIAAAGIKITKAQNSKLKDINLENIAFGKYFTDHMLEADYEDGEWKNVEIKPYQPLMLEPSISALHYGQAIFEGIKAYNHPNGNAYIFRPQDNFNRFNISAERMQMPKITEDIFMEGMRQLVSIDKSWIPDREDHSLYIRPFMFSTDEMIGVRPSDTYKFMILLSPTGPYYNTPMRIYVEEHFVRAVPGGVGYAKAAGNYGAAMYATAQAKKKGYDQVLWTDAFEHKYVQECGTMNVFFIIGNSAITPDLSKGTILAGITRESAMQELNEMGFKVEEKELSIDDIIDAHKAGLLYEAFGTGTAATISLIKELRYKDYVMKFDVDQWQTAPKLAKRLNDIRYGLAEDVHGWMYKV
- a CDS encoding 30S ribosomal protein S12, with the protein product MPTIQQLVRKGREIIRAKSKSRALDSCPQRRGVCTRVYTTTPKKPNSALRKVAKVRLTNKIEVIAYIPGEGHNLQEHSIVLIRGGRVKDLPGVRYHIVRGSLDTAGVKDRKQSRSKYGTKKAKK
- the rpsG gene encoding 30S ribosomal protein S7, which translates into the protein MRKAQAKKLPLAPDPKFNDKLVTRFVNNLMWEGKKSGAYDIFYNAMEKVAKISGEDGYEVWKKALSNITPAVEVRSRRIGGATFQIPSEVRADRKISLSIKWMVRYSRERNGRSMADKLANEIVAASKGEGASFKKKEDTHRMAEANKAFAHFRI
- a CDS encoding glycoside hydrolase family 97 protein, with the protein product MNFKKVSISIFILAFFINAKAQQPIIINSPDNNIKAEFWLSNSGEPVYSVMYKNKKIVLPSTLGFDYKLGIHAKDNLDMQQNFSLVKSEPFSYNGSWKPVWGEENEIKEHYNATTISLVQNKSSNKPLYLNIVFKVFDDGVGFRYEFPEQPNLNHFIVTDEHTKFAMAGDHTAYWIPGDYDTQEYDYTTSKLSQVRALMSTAISENASQTLFSPTGVQTSLQMKTAEGIYINLHEAALINYSCMNLNLDDKNFVFKSWLTPDAIGNKCYLQTPCVTPWRTITVSDDARVILASKITENLNEPSKIKDVSWIKPVKYMGVWWEMITGKSTWAYTDGTDFLNHATEKQMPSIQLGVTNYAKLAPNGKHGATTKHVKEMIDYAAANGFDAVLVEGWNVGWEDWFGKSKDYVFDFVTPYPDFDVAEIRDYAKSKGIKMIMHHETSGSIRNYERHLDTAFKFMKAFNYDAVKTGYVGDLLPRGEHHYGQWAINHYQYVIETAAKFGIMINAHEAVRPTGIYRTWPNMIGNESARGTEFQAFGGSKPNHVTILPFTRLKGGPMDYTPGIFEMNISKLNPGNHSHANTTLANQLALYVTMYSPLQMAADLPENYNRFKDAFQFIKDVAVDWSKSVYLEAEPGNYITAARQAKNTGNWFVGNVTGVPGGRVSTINFDFLDKDKIYIATVYCDAPNANYKTNPQAYEIKKYVVNAKSKLKQWSAEGGGYAISIYPATKVETKGIKKLK